The Leucobacter viscericola sequence CGCAAACTCGACATCACCTTGGGCGGCACCTCAGATGCGGGATTGTCACCGTCAGGCTCTACGCAGTACGCATTCGATTGAGTCGACGATGTGATGAACGCCCCAACAAACACACCACCGTAGGTGTGCCCGGCCCCGTGTGTAGCGGCGTGCGCGGCGGGAAGCATCGCGCTGCCAAACGGGAGCCCACCGATCAGTAGCAGTCCGACAAGAACTCCGAGCAGCACCACAACTACTCCCCCGCTGCTTACTTTCCCTCGCACGATCGCGAGGGCACTCGGCCCAGCTTTACCCATGTTTGCTCCGATCAGAATCACGGCAGCACACACCAGTTTCAGCGTGCTGCCCCGGCGGAATTTCCGTCCGTGCATCAATGCTGGCGAGCGTGCAAGGTTCGTGAAAAAGTTATCCACAGACACCCAATTCACCTCGATTTGCATTGCGGCAAAGTCCGGACTAGTGTTATCTCTTGTGCCGCGGGGTGGAGCAGTTCGGTAGCTCGCCGGGCTCATAACCCGGAGGTCGTAGGTTCAAATCCTGCCCCCGCAACGGAAAGTCGCATTGCGGCACAAAAAGTCCCGGTCTCGAAAGAGACCGGGACTTTTGTTTTGCACCAGACCTACTTGGCCAAAATTAGGGTTACCGGCCAAAAAGAGTGGATGGTGTCAGGGATTCTCGATCTTGCCGCCCTACGCGCTGGCAGAGCCGCTCAGCAGCGTTGAATCGTGTGCTGTGGGTTGAGAAGTGGATGCAAAAAGAAGTCCCGGCCTCACGTGAGGCCGGGACTTCTTTTTCTGCCATCTCAACGTCCGAGATAGCCGCCTGTGAGCGAAGGTGAACTACTCCCCCTCAACTCACGCGGGGAGCTCTACTCTGCGTTTAGCGCAGCGTCGACAGCCTCCTCAAGGCGCTTGTCTGCAGCGCCGTAGGCGGTCCAGTCCCCGTCTTTCATAGCCTGGTCGCGATCCTTCAGCGCACTCTGCATTTCTTTCAGGGCGGCCTTCAGCGTCGAGTTAGTCTTCGACGAATTACCAGTGTCCGTGTTCTTGGCATCGGTATTACCCGAGTCGATTTGCTTGGCCGTGTCACCGTCGCCGGCGCTGGCCCCCGAGCTACCGCCGAACAGCGCATCCAAAGCCCCATCGAGGGTGTCTTCGAACGCGATGTCGTCACCGAATGACACCAGCAGCTTCTGTAGTCGCGGGATACGCGTGCCCTCGGCAGCCTCAATGTAGACGGGCTGCACGTACAGCAGTCCCCCGCCAACGGGCAGCGTCAGCAAGTTACCGCTGATGACACGAGTGTCACCGGTTTTCAAAAGGTTCAGCTCCGTGGACACCTTCGGGTCAGACTTGAAGCTGTTCTGCACTTGGCCGGGAGCCGGAATCGTGTCGCCCTTTGGCAGAACGAGCAGCTTCAGCACGCCGTAGTCTTTCGAGACTTTGCCAGCAGTGGAGCCCGCGTTTGAATTGGCGGCGAGATACCCGGTAAGAATGTCTCGGGTTGTCGCACCGCTGGCGTCGGGAATGTACGTCGAGTAGATCGAGTAGTTTGGCTCGACCTTATCGCCCGCAGAAAGCGTCAAATAGTATGGCGGTTGCGCTGGCGGGGTCACGCCCTCAGCAACGGTCTTCACCGGGTCGTTTGGTGTACGCCACGCGTCCTCCTTGGAGTAGAACGCACCCGGGTCAGTGACGTGGTACTTGCCCAAGATTTCGCGCTGCACCTTGAAGAGATCGGTCGGGTACCGTACGTGGCTGAGCAGGTCACCGCTCATGTCAGATGCCTTCTTGAGTGTGCCCGGGAAAACCTTGCCCCACGCCTTCAAGAGTGGATCCTCAGCGTCCCACGCGTACAGGGTGACCTTGCCGTCGTAGGCGTCGACGGTCGCCTTCACGGAGTTACGAATGTAGTTGATCGGTTTTGTCATGAGGCTTGTGCGCGGGTTCTCCGCGTCAACAAGAGACTCATTGAGATCCTTCTGCTCCGAGTACGGGTAGTCCGCAGAAGTGGTGTATCCGTCAATAATCCAGACGATGCGACCGTCAACGACAGAGGCATAGGGTGACTCGTCGAGGGTCAGGTACGGCGCGACCTTCTGCACCCGCTCGAGCGGATTCCGGTCGTACAGGATCTGTGATCCGTCAACAACCGCGCCCGAGAGCAGCACCTCCATGTCCTGGAACTTCAGCGCATAGATGAGCTTCGTGAAGATGTTGTTGAGCACGGGACCGCCATCACCCTTGAACGTGGTGAGGTTCTGGCGCTCAGCACTCGTTTCTGTCTTGGCGTCTTTCTTCGTGTCTTTGGAGTCCGTCGTAGCCTCGGCTGGCTTTGCCGCCGAGTCCTTCTTCGCATCGTCCTCAGCGGTGATCTCTGCGCTGCTCTCGGCGTCGGTGGGGTAATCGACCTCGATAGCCTTATCGCGCTTGCCACCCACGATGGAGTACTTCGGTGAGTCCATACCGAAGTAGACCCTCGGCTCAAACTCGCCGAGGCGACCCGTTGTCGGGATCCCACCCTCAAGGAAGACCGGCTCACCGCTTGGTGAGCGCTGGTTTCCGTAGGCGGCAACTAGCCCGTATCCGTGGGTATATACGAGGCTGCGGTTGTACCAACCGTCCTGAGCGGAGATATCGATGTCACGAACAGCCGATACGGTGTCTTCAACCTTGCCGTCGATCTCGTATCGATCAACGTTGAGTGACTTCGGGAACTGGTAGTACTGCTTGCTCTGCTCAAGCTGCGCGAACGTGCGAGAGATTACCTCGGGGTCCATGATGCGGATGTTTGAAGTTGCAACGGCATCGTCTCGCAGAGCACCCTTTTCTGCATTGGTGACGGCGTCATAGCGTTCAACCTGAACGTTATTCACCCCGTAAGCCTCGCGGGTTGCGTCAATGTTGCGGGAGATGTATTCCGCTTCGAGGCTCTTCTCGTCTGGCTTGACCTGGAACTGCTGCACAGCCCACGGGTACCCGATCCCAATCACAATGCTTGACACGAGGAAAAGCGCCGTTCCGATAACCGGCAACCGCCACTTTCCAGTAAAGGCGGTAATCAAAAACAGCACCGCAACAATGAGTGCGATCCCCGCGAGGATCTGTTTACCCGGAATGACCGCGTGCACGTCCTGGAACATGGGTCCCGTGTGCAACCCGCTTGAGTCATTCAGCTTGCTGTACTGATCGAGCCACAGGCTCACGGCCTGCAGCAGCAGGTACACGGTTGCGAGAATCGCTGCCTGGATGCGAGTGGACTTTGAAACTCGAACATCACGCCCGGAGAACGAGATTCCGCCATAGAGGTAACTCGTTGCAACCCCAGCGATCAGCGCAATAAGCGTAACGGCAGAGGCGAACGCAACAACACCCTGCAAGATTGGCAGCGTAAAGAGATAGAAAGAGATGTCAATGCCGAACTGCGCGTCGGTTTTGCCGGTAGGGCTGCTGTTGATCCAGAGGAGAACCTGCTGCCACTGCGAGGCAGCGCTCACACCACCAAACAGGCCGATGACCGCGGGAAGAGCCCACTTCACGAGCCGGCGCAGCGGCTCAAAAAGCTCTTGGTAACGATCAAGCTGAGCGGTGAGCCGCGCGTACACCGGTCGCTTGCGGTAAGCGATCTCAATCGCAAGGAACACGGGCACTGCCATGGCCAAGAAGCCAATGACAAACATGACAGCCGCGGCGATCCACTGCGTCAAAAGCACAGGAAGGTACCCGACCTGCTGGAACCACAGCACCTCAGTAAGAACGGAGGCAACCGCTAAAAAGCCGAGAATCAAGAGGACCACAATCACAACGGTGATTGCGAGGGGTGATACTCGGCGCTTACGGGCGTCCGGCGCACCTACGGTCTGGTCGGTCACGTCGTATTACTTCCTGTCCAAAAATGCACAGTGCTGTGCTGAGAGGGTTTCGAACTACTGTATCGTTCACCCCTGACAAGGTGACCGAGAAGCGAAAAATCTAGGGAGTCTCACACCGTTCGATACCGGCCGGCTTTCCTCCCTCAGTAACAGTTTCGATCGCGTGAATAGCTTCATCAAGGTTTTTCACCGGCGCAACAGTCATGTCTGACGGAATCGTTGACGGGAGATCCGCACAGTTCTCCATCGGCATGATGAACAGATCACTCTTAGCTCGAGCGGCAGCCCACATCTTTTGAGTGAGTCCACCGATTGCGCCGACCTCGCCGGTGTCGGAAATTGTTCCTGTTCCGCTCACAGTCAGACCGTCAAGCAGTGGTTTGGGCGTGAGTTGGTCGTAAATTCCAAGCGCAAAGATCATTCCTGCGCTTGGGCCACCGATCTGCGACAGACTAATATCCACTTTGGCCGGCAGAGTGTAACTGGTTGCGAGTACTGCCCCGATCATCGGCTCTTCTCCCCCGTCAGGCACCCGCGGGGTCACTGAAACCGTCTGCTCTTTCCCGTCACGTTCGATGACAAGGTCCAATGGCTTATCTGCTCCAGCGGCAACAATCGATTTACGAAGATCCACAAAATCGACAATGTCCTTGCCGTTGGCTTTAACGAGTCGGTCTCCCTTGCGCAGCACCCCCTCCGCGGGGCCCTTTTCCGAAACCCCAGCTACATCAAGATGTACGGTGACGGGCTGCTTCAGTTGCCGGAATGCTGCGGCTGCCGCCTGCATTTGTGAGCTATCCATCATTACGGTGTTGGCGGCTTCGCGATCCTTTTCGCTCTCCCCCTCCGGGAAAAACTCGGACCGCGGCGCGATCCGCTGCGACGGATCGACCAGTGCCGGCACCAATGAGAGCCAACTCGCCGGGTGCTCCGGCCCACCGACAATGGTCACCGTGAGCAGGTTGAGCTCACCAGATGTCGGGTAGGTCTTCGCGTCTGAAATGCTGATGACCGGCATCGTTTCATCTTTAATCTTGACGTCACCAAGGGTGTCAACAACCGGGCCGGGCCGCTCAATGGCATACGGTGACGGAATCACCGCAGCTAGAACGGTGAGCGAGGCCAGGATCGCGATCCCGAGCAACACCCGCATCTTGCGCCGTTCGCGCCGCTCGTCGTACATGCCGTTCCTCTTTTCGTGCCGGGCCTGAATCGTGTTCGCAGTCGGCGCAACAGTTTTGGCGCCGCCCGGGTCAATCTAGCAGGCGGATTCGAGTGTGTTGCCGTACCGTTGATACCAAGCATTTTGAGGAGAGCTGAATGAGCGCGAACGATCAGAACGACGCCAGCGACCAGAGCGAAAACAACGACTTCGAGGATCTGCAGAAGATTCTGCGCGACATGCTCTCTGGCAACGGAGAGCCCAACGAATCGTTTAGCCCCGAGCAGTTCGCGAAGGCCGCTGGAATCCCAGCCGATCCCGCCACGATGCAGGGACTGTTCAATACCCTGCGCGGTGCCATGCAACAGCCGACAGACGGTATCGACTGGTCAGCTGCGCGGCGCACTGCAATTGAGGTGGCGAGCGACGGAAGCGCTGCCGGTGATCCCGCACCTGCGCTGCGCGCATTTCCAGTGGCGACGCTGTGGCTCGATGAAGTCACAGAGATCGGTGCGACACCCGATGCGCCCCGCGCACTCTCGCGCATCGAGTGGGTACAGCAGTCGGTCGACACTTGGATCAGCCTTGCGGAGCCCGTTGCGGAGTCAGTAACCCAGGCACTCATGGAGGCACTGCAGTCGCAAATGCCGGAGGAGCTCAGTTCAGCTCTGCAGGGCGCGGCTCCGATGCTTCGAAGTGTTGGTGGAGCACTGTTTGCAGTGCAACTCGGCACGATTATCGGCAAGCTCTCGGGCGAGGTTGTCTCCGCGGGAGACATCGGGATCCCGCTCCTTTCCGGACCCGGACGCGAGGGCGGAGCTCTACTTCCAAGCGGAGTCGCTGCGTTCGCAGAGGGGCTCGACCAAGACACAGAGGCGGTCACCCTCTACCTCGCGGTGCGTGAGCTCGCACACGCCCGGTTATTCCGCCATTCCAAGTGGCTGCGGCTGCACCTGCTCTCTGCAATCACAGATTATGCCCGCGGCATCAGCATCGACACGGATCGGATCGAAGAGGTTGCTCGCGAGATCGATCCCTCGCAGCCCGAGCAACTGCAGGAACTCCTCTCAAACGGGGCCCTGATTCCGCCGAAGAGTCCCGCGCAGGAAGCTGCTCACGCCCGCCTCGAAACAATGCTTGCATTGATCGAGGGGTGGGTCGACGTGGTGACTGCAAACGCTGCAGTGCGAATCCCCGGGTCAGACGCGATCGCCGAGATGGTGCGTCGACGCCGCGCCACGGGCGGTCCAGCAGAACACGCGTTTAGTGCCCTGATCGGCCTAGAGCTGCGACCACGGCGCCTCCGCGATGCGGCCGCTCTGTGGCGCCTCGTCGGAGAGCGTGGCTCGCCCGAAATGCGTGACGGGCTATGGGCGCACCCTGATCTTTTGCCGACGATGGAGGAGCTCGATCACCCCGCTCGTTTGCTTGAGCGGTTGGGGCTTGCCGGTGCATCACCAGACAGCGAAGCCGACGATTTCGATGCGGCGCTAGCTCAGCTGCTCGACGGCACTCTCCCGCCTCACAGTGATGGTTCGGGTGAAGCCGATTCGGGTGACAACGAGGATCCATCCGAACCTGACAAGTAGGGATTCGTTTCCTCCACAGCACCCGTTTCGAATGGTCTTCGAAACAATTTGCCGTTGCACTGTGGAAAACCGCCGAGGGCAACACCGGTGACGCCAGACTCGATTCATGAGTTCAGCATTCGCCCGAATAGACACCACCTTTCCGATGGCGTGGGAAGACGTCGATACGCTTCGTTTCGGTTTCGAACGAGCCGAGGTGAGGGTCCACCAGCCCTCCGCCGGGCAGCAACGATTCATTGCCTCGCTTTTGCGGGGCGTCGATCGAAACAAGGTGGTCGCTGAAGCGAAGAGAGTTGGGGTCACCCCGAGAGAAGCGCACGCACTGATCGCCACGCTGGGGCCGGTACTGCGGTCGGATCGGGTACCCGTCTCCGCGCACACCAGGAGTATGGGTATGCGAACGTTCCTCTCCGATGACGGTCGAGAAGTGGCGGGTCTTCGTGATGCTCTGCTCGCAACAAAGCTGTGCAGCTTCGAGGGCAGATCCTCAACGCAGAACAGTGCTTTGCTCAGTCGCCATTCCGCCAGGTCGATAGACCTTGTGGTGCTGGTGGAACGATTTTTGGAACCTCTCGAGCGGGCGCAGAAGTGGCTTATTGAGGAGTGTCCCCTGCTTCCCGTGCGCTTCAGCGATCAGAGTATCGTCGTGGGTCCGCTTATTAGCGCCGACGGCAATCCCTGCCACACATGCGTGACCCTCGCGTTGCTCGAGGCAGATCAGGCGCTCCCTACCCTCGCTGCGCAGCTCTACGGGAGAATCCCCGCGAGCGAGACCGAAGCCGGGTCTCACATGGCGGCGGCTTGGGCGGCCGTGCTCATACGCAGGTGGAAGAATCACGACACAAGCGCGCACTCCACGCAGATCGAAATCCCGATAACGGCCGGTGTGGTCTCAGGGGCTGCCCAAGCCAGGCATGTGAAGCCTCACCCGGAGTGCGCGTGCAACTCGCTCAGCCCACAATCCCAGCCTCCGTAATAAACCTTGAGGGAGTGCGTCCGGACCGAGTTGTCCCGGCAACACCCGAGAGGCGAAGCACGTCACGGGCTCGCGTGAAGGCGACGTAACAGAGGCGACGCTCCTCAGAAATACCCGCCTCATCAGTTGCGTGCGCAATGGGAAGGACGCCCTCGCTCATGCCAGCGACGTGCACCAACGACCACTCGAGACCCTTTGCCGCGTGAATAGCGCTGAGCGTGACCGCTTCGAGAGTGGGCTCGTGCTGCGCGCGCTGTCGCGCCAGGAGTTCCTCGCTAAACTCGCGCATGCCGGCCCCGGGAGGCATCTCATCCACGAGTGAGAGAAGCGCGTTGAGAGCTTCCCAGCTTTCAAGCTGGGCAGGGCTCTCAGGGGGCTTCGAGTTCCAACCACTCGAACGGAGCACGTCACTGACGATCTGAAAAAGCGGCCTAGAGTCGTTGACCTTCGCTTCGCCTCGCACGAGCATGACAGCTTTTCGCACATCGGCCCGGTCAAAGAATCGCTGGGCGCCGTGAACGCGAACACTAATGCCCCGTTGCCGCAGTGCCTCCTCGAACTGGGCTGACTGGGCGTTGGTGCGATACAGCACGGCAATTTCAGAGGCGGGCGTTCCGGCGGCGATTGCCGCGGCCACGGATCCCGAGACCGCAATGGCTTCATCGTGCTCACTCGCGAACCACTCGAAGGTGGGAAAAACCACGTCGCCAGCGACGGGTTCGGAGCTGTTCTCCAGGGGTACGTTGTTTGCGAGATCGGGGCGAGAGGCCCGCAGCGTCAGAGCACCCGGGCGATCCCGCATCAGTTTGTTTGCGACACGAACGATCGGTTCGGTCGAGCGATAGTTTCGCTCAAGCCGAATCTCCCTCGCATTCGGAAACTCCTTCCCAAAGCGAAGCAGATAAGAGCTCGAGGCCCCAGCGAATGAGTAGATTGTCTGGCTCGCGTCGCCCACAACGCACACATCATCGCGATTTCCCAGCCACAGCTTCAGGAGCGCGTGCTGCAGCGGGGAAACGTCCTGAAACTCATCAACGGTAAAAAAGCGGTACTGCTCGCGCACCTGATAGGCCACACGCGGTTCTGTTTCAAGCATGCCAGCGAGCAACACCAGCACATCTTCAAAATCAATCTGACGTCGCTGCTCGAGAAGTGCGGCGTACCCTCGCTGTACGTCGATGACCTGCTCAGCTGTAAACCCCTGCGGAATCGGTCGCTCGTCAACCACCGATTCGTAGCCGTCGATGCTCAGCATCGAGGTTTTGCGCCATTCAATTTCAGAGGCGATATCTCTGAGAGCTTCTCCGCTCGTGTGTTTGCCGAGTGATTCCACCACCTGAGAAATCGCGGCGACCTTCCCGGAAAGAATCTGCGGCGCAGCCCCACCAACCTGT is a genomic window containing:
- a CDS encoding YlbL family protein, producing the protein MYDERRERRKMRVLLGIAILASLTVLAAVIPSPYAIERPGPVVDTLGDVKIKDETMPVISISDAKTYPTSGELNLLTVTIVGGPEHPASWLSLVPALVDPSQRIAPRSEFFPEGESEKDREAANTVMMDSSQMQAAAAAFRQLKQPVTVHLDVAGVSEKGPAEGVLRKGDRLVKANGKDIVDFVDLRKSIVAAGADKPLDLVIERDGKEQTVSVTPRVPDGGEEPMIGAVLATSYTLPAKVDISLSQIGGPSAGMIFALGIYDQLTPKPLLDGLTVSGTGTISDTGEVGAIGGLTQKMWAAARAKSDLFIMPMENCADLPSTIPSDMTVAPVKNLDEAIHAIETVTEGGKPAGIERCETP
- a CDS encoding ATP-dependent helicase, which encodes MVSDGIEEILTALDPEQREIAEALRGPVSVLAGAGTGKTRAITHRIAYGVRSGAYDPARVLAVTFTRKAAGELQGRLRALGAEGVRAQTFHGAALAQLSHFWPEQVGGAAPQILSGKVAAISQVVESLGKHTSGEALRDIASEIEWRKTSMLSIDGYESVVDERPIPQGFTAEQVIDVQRGYAALLEQRRQIDFEDVLVLLAGMLETEPRVAYQVREQYRFFTVDEFQDVSPLQHALLKLWLGNRDDVCVVGDASQTIYSFAGASSSYLLRFGKEFPNAREIRLERNYRSTEPIVRVANKLMRDRPGALTLRASRPDLANNVPLENSSEPVAGDVVFPTFEWFASEHDEAIAVSGSVAAAIAAGTPASEIAVLYRTNAQSAQFEEALRQRGISVRVHGAQRFFDRADVRKAVMLVRGEAKVNDSRPLFQIVSDVLRSSGWNSKPPESPAQLESWEALNALLSLVDEMPPGAGMREFSEELLARQRAQHEPTLEAVTLSAIHAAKGLEWSLVHVAGMSEGVLPIAHATDEAGISEERRLCYVAFTRARDVLRLSGVAGTTRSGRTPSRFITEAGIVG
- a CDS encoding zinc-dependent metalloprotease, giving the protein MSANDQNDASDQSENNDFEDLQKILRDMLSGNGEPNESFSPEQFAKAAGIPADPATMQGLFNTLRGAMQQPTDGIDWSAARRTAIEVASDGSAAGDPAPALRAFPVATLWLDEVTEIGATPDAPRALSRIEWVQQSVDTWISLAEPVAESVTQALMEALQSQMPEELSSALQGAAPMLRSVGGALFAVQLGTIIGKLSGEVVSAGDIGIPLLSGPGREGGALLPSGVAAFAEGLDQDTEAVTLYLAVRELAHARLFRHSKWLRLHLLSAITDYARGISIDTDRIEEVAREIDPSQPEQLQELLSNGALIPPKSPAQEAAHARLETMLALIEGWVDVVTANAAVRIPGSDAIAEMVRRRRATGGPAEHAFSALIGLELRPRRLRDAAALWRLVGERGSPEMRDGLWAHPDLLPTMEELDHPARLLERLGLAGASPDSEADDFDAALAQLLDGTLPPHSDGSGEADSGDNEDPSEPDK
- a CDS encoding UPF0182 family protein, with amino-acid sequence MTDQTVGAPDARKRRVSPLAITVVIVVLLILGFLAVASVLTEVLWFQQVGYLPVLLTQWIAAAVMFVIGFLAMAVPVFLAIEIAYRKRPVYARLTAQLDRYQELFEPLRRLVKWALPAVIGLFGGVSAASQWQQVLLWINSSPTGKTDAQFGIDISFYLFTLPILQGVVAFASAVTLIALIAGVATSYLYGGISFSGRDVRVSKSTRIQAAILATVYLLLQAVSLWLDQYSKLNDSSGLHTGPMFQDVHAVIPGKQILAGIALIVAVLFLITAFTGKWRLPVIGTALFLVSSIVIGIGYPWAVQQFQVKPDEKSLEAEYISRNIDATREAYGVNNVQVERYDAVTNAEKGALRDDAVATSNIRIMDPEVISRTFAQLEQSKQYYQFPKSLNVDRYEIDGKVEDTVSAVRDIDISAQDGWYNRSLVYTHGYGLVAAYGNQRSPSGEPVFLEGGIPTTGRLGEFEPRVYFGMDSPKYSIVGGKRDKAIEVDYPTDAESSAEITAEDDAKKDSAAKPAEATTDSKDTKKDAKTETSAERQNLTTFKGDGGPVLNNIFTKLIYALKFQDMEVLLSGAVVDGSQILYDRNPLERVQKVAPYLTLDESPYASVVDGRIVWIIDGYTTSADYPYSEQKDLNESLVDAENPRTSLMTKPINYIRNSVKATVDAYDGKVTLYAWDAEDPLLKAWGKVFPGTLKKASDMSGDLLSHVRYPTDLFKVQREILGKYHVTDPGAFYSKEDAWRTPNDPVKTVAEGVTPPAQPPYYLTLSAGDKVEPNYSIYSTYIPDASGATTRDILTGYLAANSNAGSTAGKVSKDYGVLKLLVLPKGDTIPAPGQVQNSFKSDPKVSTELNLLKTGDTRVISGNLLTLPVGGGLLYVQPVYIEAAEGTRIPRLQKLLVSFGDDIAFEDTLDGALDALFGGSSGASAGDGDTAKQIDSGNTDAKNTDTGNSSKTNSTLKAALKEMQSALKDRDQAMKDGDWTAYGAADKRLEEAVDAALNAE